The DNA window CCGTCGGCCGTTATGAGATAGACGGAGATGACATCTTCTTCATGGTGTCGGAATACGAAACGAAAGCGCCGTCCGACCTCAAGGCAGAAACGCACAGCGAATATATCGATATCCAGTTCCTCGTCAGTGGCAGAGAGCTGATCGGCTGGGCACAGAAGGAAGAAGGCTATCCGTACGAGTACCTCGACGAGAAAGGCAATGATGCCGTATTCTACGCAGCAGTGCCGAACGAATCGTTCGTTCTGCTCGGCGCAGACTGCTATGCTGTCCTGACGGAAAACGATATCCATCGTCCGTGCTGTCAAGTCGGTGCGAGTGCACCTGTTAAAAAAATCGTAGCCAAAGTAAGAAAAACGCTCGTTTTATAAGAAGAAGCAGGATTTTTGCCCATTATGGCGAATGATACTACATATTATGGACGTTTTGCCGCCCAGGGCAAAGGAAAGAATTTAAGCAAGGTGGTTGGAGATGGAAATCAAGGAGATCAAAAAACTGAAATTATACGGGTTCAATAACCTGACGAAATCGCTCAGTTTCAATATGTACGATATTTGTTATGCGAAAACGCCCGAGCATCGCAGAGAATATATCGAGTATATCGACGAGCAGTACAATGCACAGCGTTTGACGGGTATATTGACAGAGGTTGCCAACATTATCGGGGCGAATATCCTCAATATTGCGAAGCAAGACTATGAACCGCAAGGTGCCAGTGTAACGATATTGATTTCGGAAGGGCCGGTTGAGCCTGTGTCGGACGCTGTCGTCTGCCATCTCGATAAGAGCCATATCACCGTACACACGTATCCCGAAAGTCATCCCGAGAAGGGCATCAGCACCTTCCGTGCCGATATCGATGTATCGACCTGCGGTGAGATCTCGCCGCTCAAAGCACTCAATTATCTGTTAGAGCAGTTCTGCTCGGATATCGTAACCATCGACTATCGCGTACGCGGCTTTACGCGCGACGTGAACGGCCGCAAGCTGTTCATCGACCATAAGATCAACTCGATCCAGAATTATATCGACTCGAAAAAACGTACCAAATATCAGATGCTCGACGTGAACGTATATCAGGAAAACATCTTCCATACGAAGATGCTCTTGAAAGAATTCGATCTCGATAACTACTTGTTCGGCACACCGAAAAACGAGTTGACGACACACGAAAAACGTAAGATCAAACAGAGCCTGAAAAAAGAAATGGCAGAGATCTTCTACGGCAGAAATATTCCGAAGGTCTAACACACAGTTATAGGAGGAGTAACAGTGAGCAACGTAAGACGTATTTTTGTTGAGAAAAAAGCCGGCTTCGACATTCCTGCACAGGAATTGTTCAAAGACCTCAAAGAAAGCCTCAGCCTCGAAGGCCTTGAAGGCGTTCGCATCATCCAGCGCTACGATGTGCAGGGTATCAGCGAAGAAGAATATCAGAAAGCACGCGGTATCGTGTTCTCCGAACCGACCGTTGACACCGTATATGACGAAGAGATCGAGATCGATGACAAAGACTTCGTGTTCGCAGTAGAACCGCTCCCGGGTCAGTATGACCAGCGCGCAGACTCCGCGGCACAGTGCGTACAGCTCATCTCGCAGAAAGACCGCCCCATCATCGTGACGGCGCGCGTCATCATCTTGTCGGGTTCGCTTACGGCAGACGAAGTGGCAAAAGTAAAAGCGTACTGCATCAACGCAGTCGAAGCGCGTGAAGCCGCTCTCGAAAAACCGGAAGACCTCGACCTCAGATCCGAAGTTCCCGCAGATGTGGCAAAACTCACGGACTTCACGACGTGGAGCGAAGAAAGACTTGCCGCATTCCACAAAGAAACGGGTCTTGCGATGAGCCTTGCAGACCTCGCGTTCTGTCAGGCATACTTCCGCGACGAAGAAGACCGCGACCCGACTATTACAGAAATTAAAGTAATCGACACGTACTGGTCCGACCATTGCCGTCATACGACGTTCTCGACGAAAATTACCGACATCGCGTTCGAAGACGGTGCGTTTAATGCACCTGTGCAGGAAGCATACAAAGGCTACCAAGGCGCACGTGACTATGTATATGGTGAAACAGACCGTCCGATGACGCTGATGGACATGGCTTGCATCGGTACGAAACAGCTTAAAAAACAGGGCAAAGTCGAAGACCTCGACGCGTCCGATGAGATCAACGCTTGCAGTATCGTGACGAAAGCCGACATCAATGGCAAAGAAGAAGACTGGCTCGTCATGTTCAAAAACGAAACGCACAACCACCCGACGGAGATCGAACCGTTCGGCGGTGCGGCAACGTGCCTCGGCGGTGCTATCCGCGACCCGCTCTCGGGCCGTTCCTACATCTATCAGGCAATGCGCGTAACCGGTTCGGGCGATCCGCGTGCGTCGATCGACGATACGCTCCCGGGCAAGCTCCCGCAGAAAAAAATCACGACGACGGCGGCCGCAGGTTACAGCTCCTACGGTAACCAGATCGGTCTTGCGACGGGTCAGGTACAAGAGCTCTATCACCAGGGCTATATCGCAAAACGTATGGAGATCGGTGCTGTTATCGCTGCCGCTCCGAAAGAAAATGTCGTCCGTGAAAAACCGCAGAAAGGTGACGTCGTTATCCTCGTCGGCGGTCGTACAGGCCGTGACGGCTGCGGCGGTGCAACAGGCTCGTCGAAAGAGCATACGGAAGAATCGCTCACGACGTGCGGTGCAGAAGTACAGAAAGGGAATCCGCCGACAGAACGTAAAATTCAGCGTCTGTTCCGCAACCCGATCGTCAGCCGCATGATCAAACGCTGCAACGACTTCGGTGCGGGCGGTGTATCCGTATCCATCGGTGAATTGACAGACGGTCTTGTCATCGACCTTGACAAAGTACCGAAAAAATATGAAGGCCTCGACGGCACGGAACTTGCGATCTCCGAATCGCAGGAACGTATGAGCTGTGTCGTAGACGGCGCAAACGCAGAAGAATTCATTCGTTATGCACAGGAAGAAAATCTCGAAGCAACGGTCGTTGCACACGTAACGGACGATGCTCGCCTCGAAATTTTCTGGCGCGGCAACCATGTCGTCAACCTTAGTCGTGCCTTCCTCGATACGAACGGCGTACAACAGCAGACGAAAGTCAACATCGCCGCTCCGTCGGCAGACAGCTATCTCAGAAGCTTCCCGAAACCGCAGACGGCAGAAGAAACGGAAAAAGAATGGCTCGCGCTTCTCGCCGACCTCAACGCTTGCAGTCAGAAAGGTCTTGTAGAACGCTTTGACTCCACCATCGGTGCAAGCACAGTGCTTATGCCGTTCGGCGGTAAATATCAGATGACACCTCCGGAAGGTATGGTCGCAAAACTGCCTGTACTTTCGGGCGATACGTCCACGGCTACGGCTATGACGTTCGGCTGCAATCCGCACCTTCTCTCCTGGAGCCCGTTCCACGGCGCACTCTATGCCGTCGTTGAATCGGTAGCGAAAATGGTCGCTCTCGGCGGTCGCCGCGAAACGATCCGTCTTACGTTCCAGGAATACTTCGAAAAACTCGGCACGGATACGAAACGCTGGGGCAAACCGACAGCCGCACTTCTCGGCGGTCTTTATGCACAGCAGAAATTCGAGATCCCTGCCATCGGCGGTAAAGACTCCATGAGCGGTACGTTCAACGACCTCGATGTTCCGCCGACGCTCGCATCGTTCGCAGTCAACGTGATGCCTGCATCGCGTGCGATCTCGCCTGAATTCAAAGCGGCAGGCAACCGCCTCGCGCTCGTCAAAGCACGTATCGACGACAAAGATATGGTAGACTTTACGCAGCTCAACGCAATCTATGAACGTGTAGCAGACCTTATCGCAGACGGCAAAATCATTTCCGCATCGGCACTTCGCTTCGGCGGCGTGGCACTCGCGGCAACGAAAATGGCACTCGGCAACCGCATCGGTGCAGAGCTTACGGTCGCAAAAGAAGACCTCTTCGCTCCGCTCTACGGCTCGATGTTCGTAGAACTCGCGGCAGGCGAAACGACAGCTCTCTTCGACGGCCTTGATGCAGAAGTCGTTGACGCAGGTCAGACGATCGCAGAAGAAGAACTTCGCGCACACGGCTTCGTCCTTCCGCTCGCCAAAGCAGAAGCAGTCTGGACAGCTCCGCTCGAAAAAATCTTCCCGACGCAGGCAAAAGCAGAAGAAAAAGTTCCGACACTCGCACTTTCCGACAAAGTCGGCAAAGCACACAGCAATATCCACGTGGCAAAACCGCGTGTATTCATTCCGGTATTCCCGGGCATCAACTGCGAATACGACACGGCAAAAGCGTTCGAAAATGCAGGCGCACTTGCTGAAACATTCGTCGTGAAAAACCTCACGCCGCAGGCAGTCGAAGAGTCCATCGAAGCGATGGTAAGAGCCATCAACAAAGCACAGATCCTCATGCTTCCGGGCGGCTTCAGCGCAGGTGACGAACCTGACGGCTCGGGCAAATTCATCGCGGCAATGCTCCGCAACCCGCGCATCAAAGAAGCCATCACAGAGCTTCTCGAAAACAGAGATGGTCTTATGCTCGGTATCTGCAACGGCTTCCAGGCACTTATCAAGCTCGGCCTCGTACCGTACGGCAAGATCGTCGATCTCACGCCTGATATGCCGACGCTCACGTACAACAACATCGGCCGTCACGTATCGTGCATGGTACAGACGAAAGTCGTATCCAAGCTCTCCCCGTGGCTCAGCGGCGTCGAACTCGGCAGCACGCACTCCATCGCCGTATCGCACGGTGAAGGCCGCTTCGTAGCACCGCAGGCTGTCATCGACCAGCTCCGCGCCAACGGTCAGATCGCAACGCAGTATGTTGACTTTGACGGCAACCCTGCCAACATGATCCCGTTCAACCCGAACGGCTCCATGGAAGCCATCGAAGGTATCACGAGCCCGGACGGTCGTGTCCTCGGTAAAATGGGTCACTCCGAACGTCTTGGCACACACGTTGCCAAAAATATCCCCGGCGACAAAGATCAGCAGATCTTCGCATCGGGCGTACGTTACTTCTTATAAGAAGACGCAAAGAAGCGTCGCCTACATAAGGCGGCGCTTTTTGTATCATAAAACAAGTCGGTGCGTAAAAAACTACGCTATATCAATGTAATAACAGTCGAGCCGACTGTTTATCAAGGAGGATATCACGGTGGAAATACAATTTCAACCGATCACGCTTGCGGACCGCGCACGTATCAATTCATATTTTCGTGCGCAGTACTGCGAGAATGCACACTTTACGTTTACGAACCTGTTCATGTGGCGCGAAGCGTACCACATCGAATGGGCGGAATATAAAAACTG is part of the Selenomonadales bacterium genome and encodes:
- a CDS encoding phosphoribosylformylglycinamidine synthase; its protein translation is MSNVRRIFVEKKAGFDIPAQELFKDLKESLSLEGLEGVRIIQRYDVQGISEEEYQKARGIVFSEPTVDTVYDEEIEIDDKDFVFAVEPLPGQYDQRADSAAQCVQLISQKDRPIIVTARVIILSGSLTADEVAKVKAYCINAVEAREAALEKPEDLDLRSEVPADVAKLTDFTTWSEERLAAFHKETGLAMSLADLAFCQAYFRDEEDRDPTITEIKVIDTYWSDHCRHTTFSTKITDIAFEDGAFNAPVQEAYKGYQGARDYVYGETDRPMTLMDMACIGTKQLKKQGKVEDLDASDEINACSIVTKADINGKEEDWLVMFKNETHNHPTEIEPFGGAATCLGGAIRDPLSGRSYIYQAMRVTGSGDPRASIDDTLPGKLPQKKITTTAAAGYSSYGNQIGLATGQVQELYHQGYIAKRMEIGAVIAAAPKENVVREKPQKGDVVILVGGRTGRDGCGGATGSSKEHTEESLTTCGAEVQKGNPPTERKIQRLFRNPIVSRMIKRCNDFGAGGVSVSIGELTDGLVIDLDKVPKKYEGLDGTELAISESQERMSCVVDGANAEEFIRYAQEENLEATVVAHVTDDARLEIFWRGNHVVNLSRAFLDTNGVQQQTKVNIAAPSADSYLRSFPKPQTAEETEKEWLALLADLNACSQKGLVERFDSTIGASTVLMPFGGKYQMTPPEGMVAKLPVLSGDTSTATAMTFGCNPHLLSWSPFHGALYAVVESVAKMVALGGRRETIRLTFQEYFEKLGTDTKRWGKPTAALLGGLYAQQKFEIPAIGGKDSMSGTFNDLDVPPTLASFAVNVMPASRAISPEFKAAGNRLALVKARIDDKDMVDFTQLNAIYERVADLIADGKIISASALRFGGVALAATKMALGNRIGAELTVAKEDLFAPLYGSMFVELAAGETTALFDGLDAEVVDAGQTIAEEELRAHGFVLPLAKAEAVWTAPLEKIFPTQAKAEEKVPTLALSDKVGKAHSNIHVAKPRVFIPVFPGINCEYDTAKAFENAGALAETFVVKNLTPQAVEESIEAMVRAINKAQILMLPGGFSAGDEPDGSGKFIAAMLRNPRIKEAITELLENRDGLMLGICNGFQALIKLGLVPYGKIVDLTPDMPTLTYNNIGRHVSCMVQTKVVSKLSPWLSGVELGSTHSIAVSHGEGRFVAPQAVIDQLRANGQIATQYVDFDGNPANMIPFNPNGSMEAIEGITSPDGRVLGKMGHSERLGTHVAKNIPGDKDQQIFASGVRYFL
- the speD gene encoding adenosylmethionine decarboxylase; this encodes MEIKEIKKLKLYGFNNLTKSLSFNMYDICYAKTPEHRREYIEYIDEQYNAQRLTGILTEVANIIGANILNIAKQDYEPQGASVTILISEGPVEPVSDAVVCHLDKSHITVHTYPESHPEKGISTFRADIDVSTCGEISPLKALNYLLEQFCSDIVTIDYRVRGFTRDVNGRKLFIDHKINSIQNYIDSKKRTKYQMLDVNVYQENIFHTKMLLKEFDLDNYLFGTPKNELTTHEKRKIKQSLKKEMAEIFYGRNIPKV
- a CDS encoding YhcH/YjgK/YiaL family protein, translated to VGRYEIDGDDIFFMVSEYETKAPSDLKAETHSEYIDIQFLVSGRELIGWAQKEEGYPYEYLDEKGNDAVFYAAVPNESFVLLGADCYAVLTENDIHRPCCQVGASAPVKKIVAKVRKTLVL